The nucleotide window TGTTGTGGATAGTAGTAAGTTAACATTTGAACAAACAGTAACTAAGATTTATCAAGTAGTATGTAATTATAAGAAAGCAGGAAAATAAATGGCACAAAAAGGAACTGTTGCAATTGTAGGGCGGCCAAATGTTGGGAAATCAACATTATTTAATCGTATTATTAAAAATCGTCTTGCAATTGTTGAAGATACTCCTGGCGTAACACGTGATCGAATTTATGCTTTTTCAGAATGATTAACAAGGGAATTTTTAATAATTGATACGGGTGGAATTACATTAAATAATACGGCAATGTTTGCGCAAGAGATTAAAATGCAAGCAGAAATTGCAATTGCAGAAGCCGATATTATTATTTTTGTTTTATCGTACAAAGAAGGAATTACCCCAGATGATGAAATGGTTGCAAAAATATTATATCGTGCTAAAAAACCGGTTCTTTTAGTTATTAATAAATATGATAAACAAGAAAAAGAAAGTGAATTATTTGAATATATGACATTAGGATTTGGTGAGCCAATTGCTGTATCTGCTACGCATGGGATTGGCATTGGTGATTTATTAGACCAAGTAATTTCTTATTTAGATCAAATTCCAATTCAGCCAAAAACAGAAGGAATTCATTTTTCTTTAATTGGAAAACCAAATGTTGGAAAATCTTCGTTAACAAATGCAATTTTAGGTGAAGAACGAGTTATTGTATCACCAATTGCAGGGACAACAACAGATTCAATTGATACATCGTTTAAACGTAATAATCAACTTTATACTGTGATTGATACAGCTGGGATTCGACGAAAAGGGAAAGTTTATGAGAAATTAGAAAAATATAGTGTTCTTCGTGCTGTTAGTGCAATTGAACGAAGTGATCTTGTTTTATTGATTATTGATGGAACAGTTCCTATTACTGACCAAGATACAAATATTGCTGGAATTGCATTTGAACAAAATAAACCAATTATTTTAGTAGTTAATAAGTGAGATGCAGTGATGGAAAAAGATGAACGGTCAATGAAAAAAATTGAGCAAAGTATTCGTGGATATTTTAAATATCTAAATTATGCAAAAATGGTTTTTGTTTCTGCTTTAGAAAAAAAACGATTACATATTTTATTTCAAACAATTGATGAAGTTTATGCTGGTTTAACCCAACGAGTAAAAACTAGTATTTTAAATGAAATTTTAGTAAAAGCACAATTGTTAAATCCACCGCCAGATTTTAATGGTGGTCGTTTAAAAATTTATTATGCTACCCAACCCGAAGGTATTATTCCGACTTTTATTATGTTTTGTAATAATCCAAAATATCTTCATTTTTCTTATAAAAGATTTCTTGAGAATCAACTTCGAGAATATTTTGGATTTGAGGGAGTACCAATTAAAATATTATTTAGAGAAAGAAAGTAACGAGGGAAATTATGATGAAAAAAACACAAAAAAATATTACTATTATTGGAACAGGAGCATATGGGACAGTTTTAGCAAATGTTTTGACAGATAATGATCATAACGTTATTATGTATGGAATTGATAATAAAGAAGTTGATGATATTAATAATGCACATTTAAATCGTCATTTTTTTGGTAATTTAAAAATTAATAAAGAAATTAAAGCTACAACAAATTTTGCTGAAGCAGTTGAAGATGCTGAATATATTATTTTAGGAATCCCTGTTGTTGCTATTAAATTAATTATTGAAAAGATTAATCAAACAGTAACTAAACCAGTTGTTATTATTAATGTTGCTAAAGGATTAGACCCTGACACGCATGAAGTTTTATCAAAATCAATTATAAAATTAGTGAATCCAAAAATTTTAAAAGCATATGCTGGTATTTATGGCCCAAGTATTGCAAAAGAAGTTTTACAACGAAAACCAACATGTATTATGGCGGTTTCACAGGATTTTGCAATTGCACAAGAAGTTCGTGAATTATTTAACAATGAATATTTTGTTACTTTTGCTAATACGGATGTTATTGGTACTGAATATGCTGTTGCTTTGAAAAATGCAGTAGCAATTGCCTCAGGAATATTTAATGGTCTTTATGAATCAGATAACGCTAAAGCATCATTAATTACGATGGGATTAAATGAGATTCAACTTTTTGCCAAAACAAAAGGAGCTCAAATTGAAACTTTTTTTAACTTTGCGGGATTAGCTGATTTAATTTTAACAACTACCTCAAGCAAATCACGAAATTATTCTCTTGGTTTTGAAATTGCTCAAGTTGATAATGCTCAAAAAGTTTTATCAGAGCAGGTAAAAACAGTAGAAGGCGTTTTAACTTGTAAAACAATTGTGTTAGATGCGCGAGCAAATAATATTACTCTACCTCTATTTGAAGCTTTATATGATATTTTATATCATAATAAACGGCCAAGTGTAATTATTAATAATGTTTTTACAAAAGCAATATTGTCCTAAAAATGCCACTATTTTATGTTATAATTACTACACAAAGTATATCAAAATAAAGAGTATGTAATTATTGATGAAATGGAAGGGCACAAAATGAATTTTAAACATTCTTTTAACAATGATTCGGGCAAC belongs to Spiroplasma melliferum and includes:
- a CDS encoding GTP-binding protein EngA, translating into MAQKGTVAIVGRPNVGKSTLFNRIIKNRLAIVEDTPGVTRDRIYAFSEWLTREFLIIDTGGITLNNTAMFAQEIKMQAEIAIAEADIIIFVLSYKEGITPDDEMVAKILYRAKKPVLLVINKYDKQEKESELFEYMTLGFGEPIAVSATHGIGIGDLLDQVISYLDQIPIQPKTEGIHFSLIGKPNVGKSSLTNAILGEERVIVSPIAGTTTDSIDTSFKRNNQLYTVIDTAGIRRKGKVYEKLEKYSVLRAVSAIERSDLVLLIIDGTVPITDQDTNIAGIAFEQNKPIILVVNKWDAVMEKDERSMKKIEQSIRGYFKYLNYAKMVFVSALEKKRLHILFQTIDEVYAGLTQRVKTSILNEILVKAQLLNPPPDFNGGRLKIYYATQPEGIIPTFIMFCNNPKYLHFSYKRFLENQLREYFGFEGVPIKILFRERK
- a CDS encoding NAD-dependent glycerol-3-phosphate dehydrogenase, coding for MKKTQKNITIIGTGAYGTVLANVLTDNDHNVIMYGIDNKEVDDINNAHLNRHFFGNLKINKEIKATTNFAEAVEDAEYIILGIPVVAIKLIIEKINQTVTKPVVIINVAKGLDPDTHEVLSKSIIKLVNPKILKAYAGIYGPSIAKEVLQRKPTCIMAVSQDFAIAQEVRELFNNEYFVTFANTDVIGTEYAVALKNAVAIASGIFNGLYESDNAKASLITMGLNEIQLFAKTKGAQIETFFNFAGLADLILTTTSSKSRNYSLGFEIAQVDNAQKVLSEQVKTVEGVLTCKTIVLDARANNITLPLFEALYDILYHNKRPSVIINNVFTKAILS